The bacterium genome has a segment encoding these proteins:
- a CDS encoding septum formation initiator family protein: MKKGGRWLVVIAVVAVVSILFLAGPNGLVRLIQLKSKESELEKRITHLEAEIELTRQKVQKLHSDPDFLREMAKEKLQMLDPRDTVKKDTPKDSASSTGQASDSSSKGST, translated from the coding sequence ATGAAGAAGGGAGGGCGCTGGCTTGTTGTGATAGCGGTTGTTGCGGTCGTATCCATCCTTTTTCTTGCAGGTCCAAACGGTCTCGTAAGACTCATTCAACTGAAGAGCAAGGAATCGGAATTGGAAAAGCGTATTACGCATCTTGAAGCCGAGATCGAGCTTACCAGACAGAAGGTGCAGAAGCTGCATTCCGATCCCGATTTCTTGAGGGAAATGGCGAAGGAGAAACTCCAGATGCTTGATCCCAGGGACACAGTCAAAAAAGATACTCCTAAGGATTCAGCTTCCTCGACCGGACAGGCTTCGGATTCATCCTCGAAAGGCAGTACCTGA
- the eno gene encoding phosphopyruvate hydratase, producing the protein MSEISELIGREVLDSRGFPTVEVECILADGSTGRAIVPSGASTGAREALEMRDGDEKRYRGKGVLKAVENVNVSIRNSLVGESPYDQMLIDTILLDLDGTDNKSKLGANAILGASLAVAKAAAESCGLPLYRYLGGIVGYMLPVPLLNVINGGAHATNNLDFQEYMLVPAGFESFSDAIRAGSEIYHTLKKELVDIGIGAGIGDEGGFAPNLKDNEEALALLVKAIKKAGYKPGEEVFLALDVAASQFYKEGSYILGKKKLDAGGLIDFYETLLERYPLVTIEDGLAEDDWNGWKLLTTRLGDRLQLVGDDIFVTNPEIISRGIEQGIANAVLIKPNQIGTLSETLDAIRLSQDSGYHTVLSHRSGETEDVTISHLAVGASVSQIKTGAPTRSERVAKYNELLRIEEELAAPFYGTRIFA; encoded by the coding sequence ATGTCCGAGATATCAGAGTTAATCGGCCGCGAGGTTCTCGATTCAAGAGGCTTTCCCACCGTTGAGGTCGAATGCATTCTTGCTGACGGTTCTACTGGCCGCGCTATTGTTCCTTCGGGCGCATCTACCGGCGCGCGCGAGGCTTTGGAGATGCGCGACGGAGATGAAAAGAGGTATCGCGGAAAGGGAGTGCTCAAAGCGGTAGAAAACGTGAACGTTTCAATCAGAAACTCACTCGTCGGAGAATCCCCTTACGACCAGATGCTCATAGATACTATTCTGCTCGATCTGGACGGTACTGACAATAAATCCAAGCTCGGGGCCAACGCTATCCTTGGCGCCTCTCTCGCCGTAGCAAAGGCGGCGGCTGAAAGCTGCGGTCTTCCTTTGTATCGCTATCTCGGCGGCATAGTCGGATACATGCTTCCGGTTCCCCTCCTCAATGTGATAAACGGCGGAGCGCACGCCACGAATAATCTTGATTTCCAGGAGTACATGCTCGTGCCAGCAGGCTTCGAGAGTTTTTCCGACGCCATCAGGGCAGGCTCGGAGATTTATCACACGCTCAAGAAGGAGCTTGTGGATATTGGCATCGGCGCAGGGATAGGCGACGAAGGCGGATTCGCGCCCAATCTCAAGGACAACGAAGAAGCTCTCGCGCTTCTTGTCAAAGCCATTAAAAAGGCGGGCTACAAGCCGGGCGAAGAGGTGTTTTTAGCGCTCGATGTTGCGGCAAGCCAATTCTACAAGGAGGGTTCCTATATTCTCGGAAAGAAAAAGCTCGATGCCGGCGGTTTGATTGATTTTTACGAGACCCTCCTGGAACGATATCCTCTTGTTACCATTGAGGACGGTCTTGCGGAGGATGACTGGAACGGCTGGAAGCTTTTGACGACACGTCTCGGCGACAGGCTGCAGCTAGTAGGCGACGATATATTCGTGACAAATCCAGAGATAATAAGCAGAGGAATAGAACAAGGAATCGCTAATGCCGTGCTCATAAAGCCGAATCAGATAGGCACTCTGTCCGAGACCCTTGACGCCATAAGGCTTTCGCAGGATTCAGGATACCACACCGTGCTCTCGCACCGTTCAGGCGAAACCGAAGATGTTACAATCTCCCATCTTGCGGTTGGCGCCAGCGTTAGCCAAATCAAGACAGGCGCTCCGACGAGGTCAGAACGAGTAGCCAAGTACAATGAGCTTTTAAGGATTGAGGAGGAGCTGGCCGCTCCCTTCTACGGAACAAGGATTTTTGCATGA
- a CDS encoding serine hydroxymethyltransferase yields the protein MNAKKLYETDPEVFAAIKKETDREHSGLELIASENFVSEAVIAALGSVLTNKYAEGYPYQWDKESGEMDYSKYGRYYGGCEFVDESERLAIERAKELFGAEHANVQAHSGTTANMTAYFALGNPGDTLLGLNLSHGGHLSHGHPINFSGRFFNVVQYQVDPETEQINFDALAKQAREVKPKIIVAGASAYPRTMHFDRFREVADDVGASLVADMAHIAGLVAAKLHISPVPYADIVTTTTHKTLRGPRGAIILCKKQYAQTVDKVSFPGMQGGPLEHVIAAKAVAFKEAMSPDFTAYQKQVILNAKKLAEELTKHGFRMVAGGTDTHLMLVDLRPKGVTGRKAENRLERVGITCNRNTIPYDPEKPFVASGIRLGTPALTSRGMKEAEMAQVAALINELISDIDDESVYPRVKAQVKALCESFPLYPERRAEYNSLSGES from the coding sequence ATGAACGCTAAGAAATTGTATGAAACAGACCCTGAAGTGTTTGCGGCAATAAAGAAGGAGACCGACCGCGAGCATTCAGGGCTTGAATTGATTGCATCCGAGAATTTCGTATCCGAAGCCGTTATTGCCGCACTCGGTTCGGTTCTTACGAACAAGTACGCCGAGGGCTACCCTTATCAATGGGATAAGGAATCGGGCGAGATGGACTACTCCAAGTACGGACGCTACTACGGCGGCTGCGAATTCGTGGACGAATCCGAGCGCCTTGCCATAGAACGTGCAAAAGAGCTTTTCGGAGCCGAGCACGCAAACGTTCAGGCTCATTCCGGAACCACGGCAAACATGACAGCCTACTTCGCTCTGGGTAATCCCGGGGATACCCTTCTGGGCCTTAATCTTTCGCACGGCGGACACCTTTCCCACGGTCATCCGATAAACTTTTCAGGCAGATTCTTCAACGTAGTCCAGTATCAGGTAGACCCTGAGACCGAACAGATAAACTTCGATGCGCTTGCAAAGCAGGCGCGCGAGGTCAAGCCGAAGATAATCGTCGCCGGCGCATCCGCTTATCCGCGCACAATGCATTTCGACCGTTTCCGCGAAGTTGCAGACGATGTAGGTGCAAGCCTTGTCGCTGACATGGCTCACATTGCCGGTCTTGTAGCGGCAAAGCTCCACATATCTCCTGTTCCTTATGCGGACATTGTCACTACTACAACGCATAAAACCCTTCGCGGACCTCGCGGAGCCATCATCCTCTGTAAAAAACAGTACGCCCAGACCGTAGACAAGGTCAGCTTCCCCGGAATGCAGGGCGGCCCCCTTGAGCACGTTATCGCTGCGAAGGCGGTCGCTTTCAAGGAAGCCATGTCACCCGATTTCACCGCCTACCAGAAGCAGGTCATTTTGAATGCAAAGAAACTGGCAGAGGAACTTACTAAACACGGCTTCCGCATGGTTGCCGGAGGCACTGACACCCACCTTATGCTGGTCGACCTGCGGCCCAAAGGCGTTACGGGCAGAAAAGCCGAGAACCGTCTCGAAAGAGTCGGGATAACCTGCAACCGCAACACCATCCCGTACGATCCGGAAAAACCGTTCGTCGCATCCGGAATACGTCTTGGAACGCCTGCGCTGACGAGCAGAGGCATGAAAGAGGCTGAGATGGCTCAGGTCGCCGCATTAATAAATGAACTTATTTCTGACATCGATGATGAAAGCGTATATCCCAGAGTAAAGGCGCAGGTCAAGGCGCTCTGCGAGAGTTTTCCTCTTTACCCTGAACGCAGAGCTGAATATAACAGCTTGTCAGGCGAGTCATAA
- the thiE gene encoding thiamine phosphate synthase: protein MSAKESNSGSCSQPSPPGDLPRLYAVTDEKVLPNTRLAPVIESVLDAGVRFLQLRFKQTPFMERLDLGFKIRKLTRRYGALLVVNDSPELCREISADGVHLGADDACIDEAKRVLGHSAIIGVSVYGAIEEMRRLGKGDVSYTGLLSPYPSTTKEKASIDLPIFKELVRESRVPVYGIGGITPDKVAELMDAGCYGVAVISAIFGALDPRQAAMEFLQALRKFD from the coding sequence ATGTCTGCGAAAGAATCCAATTCGGGCTCTTGCTCTCAACCTTCTCCTCCAGGGGATCTTCCTCGTCTCTACGCCGTAACGGACGAAAAGGTTCTGCCCAATACGCGCCTTGCCCCAGTCATTGAATCAGTGCTTGACGCAGGCGTACGGTTCCTGCAGCTCAGGTTCAAACAGACGCCATTTATGGAGCGGCTCGACCTGGGTTTCAAGATCCGGAAGCTTACCCGGAGATACGGTGCACTCCTAGTGGTTAATGATTCGCCTGAGCTTTGCCGCGAGATATCGGCAGATGGCGTCCATCTCGGTGCGGATGACGCTTGCATAGACGAGGCAAAAAGGGTCCTGGGGCATTCTGCAATCATCGGCGTATCCGTCTACGGCGCAATCGAGGAGATGAGAAGATTGGGGAAGGGAGACGTTTCATATACAGGTCTTCTCAGCCCTTATCCCTCGACGACCAAGGAAAAGGCATCCATCGACTTACCCATATTCAAGGAACTGGTCAGAGAAAGCAGGGTCCCTGTTTACGGAATCGGAGGAATCACGCCAGACAAGGTTGCGGAGCTAATGGATGCTGGCTGTTACGGCGTAGCCGTCATCTCCGCCATATTTGGAGCCTTAGATCCCCGGCAGGCAGCAATGGAATTCCTGCAGGCTCTTCGTAAGTTCGACTGA
- a CDS encoding AIR synthase: protein MNRGAKFPDIGKISPEFFKSVIYPSLGASRPEVLVGPHHGVDISIVRTSPGKVMAVTTDPIYIVPPYGWEEAAWFAWHILASDVTTSGLAPSYVVVDFNLPMSITEEEFAKVWKVFDRESKKYGAAVIGGHTARYTGTDYPMVGGATFIAVGGEDSYITPQMAKPGDVLAMTKSAAVEAVGIFSRLFQDKIKDRLGEATAKKGWEIFNLMSTVDDALAAARFGVRDKGVRAMHDATECGVIGAAIEMAEASGVGLELEFEKVVVYPEVRSICEMFGMQPEISISEGTLILAVVPEHWEAFSRHMESRNTPITQIGRFLSSSDGITSIREGRRQALEHPRVDPFWSAFDRAMRG, encoded by the coding sequence TTGAATCGTGGAGCCAAATTTCCAGATATAGGCAAGATATCGCCTGAATTCTTCAAATCGGTAATATATCCTTCACTGGGAGCAAGCCGTCCTGAGGTTCTAGTTGGACCTCACCACGGGGTGGATATTTCCATCGTTCGCACTTCTCCCGGAAAGGTTATGGCTGTCACCACAGACCCGATATACATCGTACCGCCATACGGATGGGAGGAAGCGGCATGGTTCGCATGGCACATCCTGGCGTCCGACGTTACAACCTCAGGATTAGCGCCTTCGTACGTTGTCGTTGATTTCAATCTGCCTATGAGCATTACGGAGGAGGAGTTCGCAAAGGTGTGGAAGGTGTTTGACCGTGAGTCAAAAAAATACGGTGCTGCAGTAATAGGCGGACACACTGCGCGGTACACGGGTACGGATTATCCTATGGTCGGCGGAGCCACCTTCATCGCGGTAGGCGGCGAGGATTCCTACATAACACCTCAGATGGCCAAGCCGGGAGACGTACTCGCCATGACCAAGAGCGCGGCGGTCGAGGCAGTAGGGATATTCAGCCGTCTCTTTCAGGATAAGATAAAGGACCGTCTCGGCGAGGCTACGGCAAAAAAAGGCTGGGAGATATTCAATCTCATGAGCACAGTGGACGATGCGCTGGCTGCTGCGCGCTTCGGCGTGCGCGATAAAGGCGTTCGAGCTATGCATGATGCAACTGAATGCGGGGTTATCGGTGCGGCGATAGAAATGGCTGAGGCTTCAGGCGTCGGGCTGGAACTGGAATTCGAAAAGGTAGTCGTCTATCCTGAGGTGCGCTCAATATGCGAGATGTTCGGAATGCAGCCTGAAATATCGATAAGCGAAGGAACGCTCATTCTGGCAGTAGTACCCGAACACTGGGAGGCTTTCTCCAGGCATATGGAGAGCCGCAACACTCCGATAACCCAGATAGGAAGGTTCCTTTCCTCTTCCGACGGAATAACCTCTATCCGCGAGGGCAGGCGGCAGGCGCTTGAACATCCAAGGGTTGACCCGTTCTGGTCCGCCTTCGACAGGGCAATGCGGGGATAA
- a CDS encoding T9SS type A sorting domain-containing protein, giving the protein MRKCLLIIGLLMSGLVHFSFAATWTIDKVTDNTSHDDYPFISAIQSGLLVVYVNHDPDYEIFVANNFSGSWTTSRVTDNSHNDIGYDIAAKYGEQTAHIAHMWQDVPDNEISYTKGSPASWSTERITDDANDDERPVIALDNSGFVHVVYSKNIGGDQEIFYANNVSGSWISEQVTDNGSDDEFPWMALDKSGNPRIVYRNGSQLHYTYKTAGIWTAPVMVAGSMGANSYPFVVLDKNDKAHVAFAKSDGSFNQIYYANDVTGTWQESKVTSTSYNNLYPTIFIDPSSKAHIAYMAAEPGDAEMFYATNASGIWSIGRVTDNSFNDAVIFGRYFTCDAQGIGHMVFINNSDGDSEVYHAQSNEPLYAGIEENSSSSPLLITVSSILSASSTITYSVPTAGIVSLKVYDASGALVKNLVNGMYSAGQYNVSWNGITDAGSKATSGVYFCRLETAQGAVSAKTIVK; this is encoded by the coding sequence ATGCGTAAGTGTCTTTTAATAATAGGTTTATTGATGTCCGGGCTCGTTCATTTCTCTTTTGCCGCTACGTGGACAATAGATAAAGTGACCGATAACACATCTCATGACGACTATCCTTTTATTTCAGCAATCCAATCTGGTTTGTTGGTTGTGTATGTTAATCATGACCCTGATTATGAGATTTTTGTTGCCAACAACTTTTCTGGTTCATGGACAACTTCGAGGGTTACCGACAACAGCCATAACGATATCGGATACGATATAGCTGCAAAATATGGTGAACAGACCGCCCATATTGCTCATATGTGGCAGGACGTTCCTGATAATGAGATATCATACACTAAGGGTAGTCCTGCGAGCTGGAGTACCGAAAGGATTACAGACGATGCCAATGATGATGAGAGACCCGTTATTGCTCTCGATAATTCGGGGTTCGTTCATGTCGTATACTCGAAAAATATCGGCGGCGACCAGGAGATATTCTACGCCAACAATGTATCTGGTTCGTGGATATCCGAGCAGGTAACGGATAATGGTTCGGATGATGAATTTCCCTGGATGGCCCTGGATAAAAGCGGCAATCCCCGCATAGTCTACAGAAACGGTTCCCAGCTTCATTACACTTACAAAACTGCAGGCATCTGGACTGCGCCTGTGATGGTTGCAGGTTCTATGGGCGCCAACTCGTACCCATTCGTCGTTCTTGATAAAAACGATAAGGCTCATGTAGCCTTTGCGAAGAGCGATGGAAGCTTCAATCAGATATACTATGCCAACGACGTGACAGGGACCTGGCAGGAGAGCAAGGTAACCAGCACAAGCTATAACAATCTATATCCGACCATCTTCATAGATCCGTCCTCGAAAGCCCACATTGCATACATGGCAGCGGAGCCCGGGGATGCAGAGATGTTCTACGCGACAAATGCCTCAGGGATATGGAGCATAGGCCGCGTGACCGACAATAGCTTTAACGATGCGGTTATTTTTGGCCGTTACTTTACATGCGATGCCCAGGGCATTGGCCACATGGTTTTCATTAACAACTCAGACGGCGACTCCGAGGTATATCACGCTCAAAGCAACGAGCCTCTCTATGCCGGCATCGAGGAGAACTCCTCCTCCTCTCCCTTATTAATCACAGTGTCATCTATACTCTCCGCCAGTTCTACAATCACGTACTCAGTTCCCACTGCAGGCATTGTCTCGCTGAAGGTCTATGACGCATCAGGAGCACTCGTAAAGAATCTCGTCAATGGAATGTACAGTGCCGGTCAATACAACGTCAGCTGGAACGGCATCACCGACGCGGGTTCAAAAGCGACAAGCGGAGTTTACTTCTGCCGACTGGAAACCGCTCAAGGCGCTGTATCAGCCAAGACTATAGTAAAGTAA